One genomic segment of Actinoplanes ianthinogenes includes these proteins:
- a CDS encoding anti-sigma factor RsbA family regulatory protein: MRTGAATGHPGYFHETAFYGSDEEFLGVIVPFFTGGLEAGEPVVSAFAARNQQLVRDVLGEDSGIRYLGGEQQYLRPAAAIRAYRELFGEYVAGGARQIRVAGDVPHPGVGAPWDGWARYEAAVNEAYDEFPVWGVCPYDTRTAPAHVIAEVRRAHPYLAHAGVHAANPGFEDPLGLLRAPRIHHWRDPLEQVTPDVELVEPTSAHARTVIAAIAAGSDLPADSHSDLLIAVSEIVTNAIVHGLAPVVLRAWAGPHRVVVTVSDRGAGPTDPYAGLLPSRKAPRGGLGLWITHQTCGYVGLQKGPGEFTVRLVAGELSAGGE; this comes from the coding sequence ATGAGAACCGGTGCCGCCACCGGCCACCCCGGCTACTTCCACGAGACCGCTTTCTACGGCTCCGACGAGGAGTTCCTGGGAGTGATCGTGCCCTTCTTCACCGGAGGGCTCGAGGCGGGTGAGCCCGTCGTGTCCGCCTTCGCCGCCCGCAACCAGCAGCTCGTCCGCGACGTCCTCGGCGAGGACAGCGGCATCCGTTACCTGGGTGGCGAGCAGCAGTACCTGCGGCCGGCCGCCGCGATCCGCGCCTATCGTGAGCTGTTCGGCGAGTACGTCGCGGGCGGCGCGAGGCAGATACGCGTCGCCGGTGACGTGCCGCACCCGGGTGTCGGCGCCCCGTGGGACGGCTGGGCGCGCTACGAGGCCGCCGTCAACGAGGCCTACGACGAGTTCCCGGTGTGGGGCGTCTGCCCGTACGACACCCGCACCGCACCGGCTCACGTGATCGCCGAGGTTCGCCGTGCCCACCCGTACCTCGCTCACGCGGGCGTACACGCTGCCAACCCCGGCTTCGAGGATCCGCTCGGGCTGCTCCGCGCGCCGCGTATCCACCACTGGCGCGACCCGCTCGAACAGGTGACGCCGGACGTCGAGCTGGTCGAGCCGACCAGCGCCCATGCGCGTACCGTGATCGCCGCGATCGCCGCCGGGAGCGACCTGCCTGCCGACAGCCACAGCGATCTGCTCATCGCGGTCAGTGAAATCGTCACCAACGCGATCGTGCACGGCCTGGCGCCGGTGGTGTTGCGCGCCTGGGCCGGACCGCACCGTGTGGTGGTCACTGTGAGCGACCGCGGCGCGGGGCCCACCGACCCTTACGCCGGGCTGCTACCGAGCCGGAAGGCGCCCCGTGGCGGCCTGGGCCTGTGGATCACCCATCAGACGTGCGGCTACGTCGGCCTGCAGAAGGGGCCGGGTGAATTCACCGTCCGGCTCGTCGCCGGCGAACTGTCCGCCGGCGGCGAGTAG
- a CDS encoding MEDS domain-containing protein, whose product MRLAGVIGTPDDAGVHDHVGWAFDQPADFHTRAGRFLSAGLARRQRVVYVAGTDGAGPAGMHGLEAALATGQAQLTSVTAMYSDGEPVDPDRQVAAFAAAAGQALTDGWSGLRVAADVTSLVRTEQQRAAWARYEFLIDRHIARHPLIGMCGFQRGALDPAVLAEVTCVHPALSAGCSGFRLYAAGDPDTHAVLAGEIDRASGDLFATALRHARPEPADGRLVIDAAELAFVDHHSLAALADYATGLGVTAVMHADRDSVAAAIARIVPMAGLRVVVKA is encoded by the coding sequence ATGCGGCTTGCCGGAGTCATCGGCACACCCGACGACGCGGGTGTGCACGACCATGTCGGCTGGGCCTTCGACCAACCGGCCGACTTCCACACCCGCGCCGGCCGGTTCCTGTCCGCCGGGCTGGCCCGCCGGCAGCGGGTCGTCTACGTCGCGGGCACCGACGGTGCCGGCCCGGCCGGAATGCACGGCCTCGAGGCGGCACTGGCCACCGGCCAGGCACAACTGACGTCGGTGACGGCCATGTACAGCGACGGCGAACCGGTCGACCCGGACCGGCAGGTCGCCGCCTTCGCCGCAGCCGCCGGCCAGGCGCTGACGGACGGGTGGAGCGGGCTACGGGTCGCCGCCGACGTGACGTCCCTGGTCCGGACCGAACAGCAGCGAGCGGCGTGGGCGCGGTACGAATTCCTCATCGACCGGCACATCGCCCGCCACCCGCTCATCGGCATGTGCGGTTTCCAGCGCGGTGCCCTCGACCCTGCCGTGCTGGCGGAGGTGACCTGCGTTCATCCGGCGCTCAGCGCGGGATGCAGCGGCTTCCGTCTGTACGCCGCGGGTGACCCGGACACGCACGCGGTCCTGGCAGGCGAGATCGATCGAGCCAGCGGAGACCTGTTCGCCACCGCGCTGCGGCACGCCCGCCCCGAGCCCGCCGACGGCCGGCTGGTGATCGATGCGGCGGAGCTGGCCTTCGTCGACCATCACAGCCTCGCCGCGCTGGCCGATTACGCCACCGGACTCGGTGTCACCGCGGTGATGCACGCGGACCGGGACAGCGTTGCCGCCGCGATCGCGCGGATCGTCCCCATGGCTGGTCTGCGCGTGGTCGTGAAGGCATGA
- a CDS encoding SpoIIE family protein phosphatase has translation MAGGLPDAELLAMLNADPQGWVVAGSVREHGAIVDFTLLYINEAGCRLVGRPREELIGRRYRHLWPETVHDGTLPLYRSVVLSGEPVTRTVYYDRSSISGHFELRAGRYGDGFIVRFVDLRQVTVSPRSDGGARLYDMLDAAFDGFTVLRPVREADGRIVDFVCDYVNQLGAKLTGRTVEDVIGRRLSAIAPESWDDGLFERYRAVAETGDPWRQQLEYPAIGQAWEIKMGRDGAGSVAVSFREITEQMLRQQELTASVARAERSAARARALESVTTALVAASTTEQVYAAIGSVLRPSAGGEGLALLLRDDDSLRLRYHCGYEPEVLARLDGLPMEHPYPATGVARTGRARFLSTLEEFEAAQDGAAPAVPPGVRRAWAFLPLAVAGEILGALVVGYHEPRDFDEDTRSTLMALAALGAQALHRALVYETSLSIAAQLQHALLPVGTPRIDGLACATRYLPWTRGAEVGGDWYDVIALRDGLVGVVVGDVAGHNTAAAAAMGQVRGALRAYALEGHRPSAVISLANRLIFDLRLDTIATCCYLELDIVNGAGTGVNAGHPLPVVREGAEVRLVPLPADPPLGASRAHAYRDAVFAFEAAATLLLYTDGLVEDRRNPIDLGLDELCHALRTAPAGDPEAVIDHIVASRVGRRTRHDDVALLCLMRSRAAAPGPN, from the coding sequence GTGGCCGGAGGGCTCCCGGACGCCGAGTTGCTGGCGATGCTGAACGCCGATCCCCAGGGCTGGGTGGTGGCGGGATCGGTGCGTGAACACGGTGCCATCGTGGACTTCACGCTGCTGTACATCAACGAGGCCGGATGCCGGTTGGTGGGCCGCCCCCGCGAGGAGTTGATCGGGCGCCGCTATCGGCACCTGTGGCCGGAGACGGTCCATGACGGGACGCTGCCGTTGTATCGATCGGTGGTGCTCAGCGGTGAGCCGGTCACCCGGACGGTGTACTACGACCGGTCGAGCATCTCCGGGCACTTCGAGCTACGGGCCGGCCGGTACGGGGACGGATTCATCGTCCGGTTCGTCGACCTGCGGCAGGTGACGGTGTCGCCCCGATCGGACGGCGGCGCCCGGCTCTACGACATGCTGGACGCGGCGTTCGACGGGTTCACCGTCCTCCGGCCGGTCCGCGAGGCTGACGGCCGGATCGTCGACTTCGTGTGTGACTACGTCAATCAGCTCGGCGCCAAGCTGACCGGTCGTACGGTCGAGGATGTCATCGGCCGGCGGCTGAGCGCCATCGCACCGGAGAGCTGGGACGACGGCCTGTTCGAGCGCTATCGCGCCGTGGCGGAGACCGGAGACCCGTGGCGCCAGCAGCTGGAGTATCCCGCGATCGGTCAGGCGTGGGAGATCAAGATGGGCCGGGACGGCGCCGGGTCGGTCGCCGTGTCGTTCCGGGAGATCACCGAGCAGATGCTGCGGCAGCAGGAGCTGACCGCCAGCGTCGCCCGCGCCGAACGGTCCGCGGCGCGCGCCCGGGCGCTGGAGAGCGTCACCACCGCCCTGGTGGCCGCGAGCACCACCGAGCAGGTGTACGCGGCCATCGGCTCCGTGCTGCGGCCCTCCGCCGGGGGCGAAGGCCTGGCGCTGCTGCTGCGGGACGACGACAGCTTGCGGCTGCGGTATCACTGCGGTTACGAGCCGGAGGTGCTGGCTCGTCTCGACGGCCTGCCGATGGAGCATCCCTATCCGGCCACCGGTGTGGCCCGCACCGGGCGGGCTCGCTTCCTCTCGACGCTCGAGGAGTTCGAGGCGGCCCAGGACGGCGCGGCCCCGGCGGTGCCGCCGGGTGTCCGGCGCGCCTGGGCCTTCCTGCCACTCGCCGTTGCCGGCGAGATTCTCGGCGCGCTGGTCGTCGGGTATCACGAGCCGCGCGACTTCGACGAGGACACCCGCTCGACCCTGATGGCGCTGGCCGCGCTCGGCGCGCAGGCGTTGCACCGGGCGCTGGTGTACGAGACCAGCCTGTCCATCGCCGCGCAGCTACAGCATGCGCTGCTGCCGGTCGGGACGCCCCGCATCGACGGCTTGGCCTGCGCGACCCGCTATCTGCCGTGGACCCGCGGCGCCGAGGTCGGCGGCGACTGGTACGACGTCATCGCTCTGCGCGACGGCCTGGTGGGAGTCGTCGTCGGTGACGTCGCCGGGCACAACACCGCGGCGGCCGCGGCGATGGGACAGGTGCGCGGTGCGTTGCGCGCCTACGCCCTCGAAGGCCATCGCCCCTCCGCGGTGATCAGCCTGGCCAATCGGCTGATCTTCGATCTGCGCTTGGACACCATCGCGACCTGCTGCTATCTGGAGCTCGACATCGTCAACGGCGCGGGTACGGGCGTCAACGCCGGTCACCCCCTGCCGGTGGTCCGGGAGGGCGCCGAGGTGCGCTTGGTGCCGCTGCCCGCCGATCCGCCGCTGGGTGCCTCGCGGGCTCACGCGTACCGTGACGCGGTTTTCGCCTTTGAAGCCGCGGCGACACTGCTGCTTTACACCGACGGGCTGGTCGAGGATCGGCGGAACCCGATCGATCTCGGTCTGGACGAACTGTGCCACGCCCTGCGCACCGCCCCGGCCGGCGATCCGGAGGCCGTGATCGATCACATCGTCGCCAGCCGGGTCGGCCGGCGCACGCGTCACGACGACGTCGCCCTGCTCTGTCTGATGCGCAGTCGCGCCGCCGCGCCGGGACCTAACTGA